One region of Algihabitans albus genomic DNA includes:
- a CDS encoding lytic transglycosylase domain-containing protein, which yields MQRLPLSGRTFRTLLAALTLFTLPVAAALPARAELTVQAASTPTGAVHASSIDRFIAEAARRFDIPVQRIRAVMQAESAGNRYAVSSAGAMGLMQIMPETWRELRTLHGLGVDPFDPRDNILAGAAYLRAMYDRFGAPGFLAAYNAGPGRYAEHLATGRPLPRETRAYLATLAPLIDGSGADRQQEDGAAIVVDWRAAPLFVMHIDGNRGASSVAGIGPSGATSNAPHNDDRAHAPRPPNGLFVRSATERGQ from the coding sequence GTGCAGCGCCTCCCTCTTTCCGGCCGCACTTTTCGCACTCTCTTGGCCGCACTGACGCTGTTCACGCTCCCGGTCGCAGCGGCGCTTCCCGCACGCGCCGAGCTAACGGTGCAAGCGGCGAGCACCCCGACAGGCGCGGTCCATGCGTCCTCAATCGACCGTTTCATCGCCGAGGCCGCAAGGCGGTTTGACATCCCTGTGCAGCGGATTCGCGCCGTGATGCAGGCCGAAAGCGCAGGCAATCGATATGCCGTGAGCAGCGCCGGCGCGATGGGCCTCATGCAGATCATGCCCGAGACCTGGCGCGAGCTGAGAACGCTGCATGGTCTCGGAGTCGATCCATTCGACCCACGCGATAACATCCTGGCGGGCGCCGCCTATCTGCGTGCGATGTATGATCGCTTCGGCGCGCCCGGCTTCCTGGCCGCCTACAATGCGGGACCGGGACGCTATGCCGAACATCTTGCCACCGGTCGTCCGTTGCCGCGTGAGACTCGGGCCTATCTGGCGACCCTGGCTCCCCTGATCGACGGTTCGGGTGCAGATCGTCAGCAGGAAGACGGCGCGGCCATCGTCGTCGATTGGCGCGCCGCTCCGCTGTTCGTCATGCACATCGACGGCAATCGCGGCGCGAGTTCGGTGGCAGGAATTGGGCCTTCCGGTGCGACGTCGAATGCGCCTCACAATGACGACCGTGCGCATGCGCCCCGTCCGCCAAACGGCCTGTTCGTCAGGTCGGCAACGGAGCGAGGTCAATGA
- a CDS encoding S26 family signal peptidase, whose amino-acid sequence MAETQPGERMTPARRTLILSGAALGLIGASTVIEADPVLLWNASPSVPVGFYAVTPIDTPHVGDLVAVRPPPPLGQWLFENGYLGRDTPLLKRVVALPGAEICRRGTTITIAGHAVAEARERDRLGRRLPVWQGCQLLREDQVFLLNPEEPASLDGRYFGPLGADTIIVRATPVWTREG is encoded by the coding sequence ATGGCTGAAACGCAGCCAGGTGAGCGCATGACCCCGGCGCGTCGAACCCTCATCCTTTCCGGCGCGGCGCTCGGTCTGATCGGCGCTTCGACCGTCATCGAGGCTGATCCGGTTCTGCTCTGGAACGCGTCGCCGAGCGTGCCCGTCGGCTTCTACGCGGTGACGCCGATCGACACGCCGCATGTCGGCGATCTAGTCGCCGTTCGCCCACCGCCGCCGCTTGGCCAATGGTTGTTCGAGAACGGGTATCTCGGCCGTGATACGCCGCTGTTGAAGCGCGTCGTCGCGCTGCCGGGCGCTGAAATCTGTCGCCGCGGAACGACAATTACCATCGCCGGTCACGCGGTCGCCGAAGCGCGCGAGCGCGACCGGCTCGGCCGCCGACTACCGGTCTGGCAGGGCTGCCAACTGCTCCGCGAAGATCAGGTCTTTCTACTTAATCCGGAGGAGCCAGCGAGCCTCGACGGCCGATATTTCGGCCCGCTTGGCGCAGACACAATCATCGTCCGGGCGACGCCGGTCTGGACGCGGGAGGGCTGA
- a CDS encoding DUF2840 domain-containing protein yields the protein MTGRTTVDLLWIEGRVERWIRFGRTMQETVHSRRRRTVGFNPGAVFAFVRWSANDYGTVESRLDILRAVRPDEGCSTVPHVTPGGEILLRLTGWPTVEAALIAIDQIEALGLAPEDVCPDHWRHVHNRLTTGLDARPYTDLRHTAWLKRSQVSA from the coding sequence ATGACCGGCCGAACGACTGTCGATCTTCTGTGGATCGAAGGCCGCGTCGAACGCTGGATTCGTTTCGGCCGCACCATGCAGGAAACGGTTCACAGTCGGCGCCGGCGCACGGTCGGTTTCAATCCAGGCGCCGTCTTCGCCTTCGTTCGCTGGTCGGCGAACGACTATGGCACGGTCGAAAGCCGGCTCGATATCCTGCGCGCCGTCAGACCCGACGAAGGCTGTTCAACCGTTCCGCATGTGACGCCCGGTGGGGAGATTCTGCTACGCCTTACCGGCTGGCCGACGGTCGAAGCCGCGCTCATCGCCATCGACCAGATCGAAGCGCTCGGGCTCGCGCCCGAAGACGTGTGTCCCGACCATTGGCGGCACGTTCACAACCGCCTGACGACCGGCCTTGATGCTCGTCCTTACACCGATCTTCGGCACACCGCATGGCTGAAACGCAGCCAGGTGAGCGCATGA
- a CDS encoding helix-turn-helix transcriptional regulator, which yields MPDPNAGLPPRYLRTPEAARFLGLSGRTLEKHRTYGTGPRYSKIGGRVVYAVEDLQAWVGRGEKTSTSDDTGDEVLPAKRHAAVSPAYADKKRA from the coding sequence ATGCCAGACCCCAATGCCGGTTTGCCGCCGCGCTACCTCAGAACTCCCGAAGCCGCCCGCTTCCTGGGCCTTTCCGGCCGCACACTCGAAAAGCATCGGACCTACGGCACCGGACCGCGTTACTCGAAGATCGGCGGGCGCGTCGTCTACGCCGTCGAGGATCTGCAAGCCTGGGTCGGCCGCGGCGAGAAGACATCCACCTCCGACGACACCGGCGACGAGGTTCTGCCCGCCAAGCGCCATGCAGCGGTCTCGCCGGCCTATGCTGACAAGAAACGCGCATGA
- a CDS encoding DUF2285 domain-containing protein, with amino-acid sequence MAAQLRQTGGCDFPVDPNIAAPTAPVFWRPDIAPAAVSLIAPLPDVGIQSAPLSDMPIADTRRDSQTTYLKLESGSLLVGNLSSDDKPIGVLLPFDEQWCVRLAAAERLRHLLLYGRASAPPLTEQQRKRIKYALRVTDGLRQNASYRTIAVRFFGRARVDAEHWKTSALKAQVARLATHGAMLTHDGYRALLAGKRPTARSQNRR; translated from the coding sequence ATGGCCGCGCAACTCCGGCAGACTGGGGGTTGCGATTTCCCCGTCGATCCGAACATCGCCGCACCCACCGCGCCCGTCTTCTGGCGCCCCGATATAGCACCCGCAGCCGTCAGTCTGATCGCGCCGCTGCCTGACGTCGGCATCCAATCAGCACCGCTGAGTGACATGCCCATCGCCGATACGCGACGCGACTCTCAGACGACCTATCTCAAGCTCGAAAGCGGCTCACTCCTCGTCGGAAACCTGTCGTCCGACGACAAACCAATCGGCGTCCTCCTGCCGTTTGACGAACAATGGTGCGTGCGCCTGGCTGCGGCCGAGCGACTGCGCCACCTGCTTTTGTACGGCCGCGCGAGCGCTCCTCCGCTTACGGAGCAACAACGCAAGCGCATCAAATATGCGCTGCGGGTGACAGACGGTTTGCGCCAAAACGCCAGCTATCGAACCATCGCCGTACGCTTCTTCGGCCGAGCGCGTGTCGACGCCGAGCACTGGAAAACCAGCGCGCTTAAAGCCCAGGTCGCGCGCCTCGCGACGCACGGCGCGATGCTCACCCACGACGGATACCGCGCCTTGCTTGCCGGCAAACGCCCAACTGCTCGCAGCCAAAACCGCCGGTGA
- a CDS encoding DNA -binding domain-containing protein, with protein sequence MTRSPDATIAEAPPTGEALTPYDREHIKLYMRLLDAERAGASWPEVARLLLGIDPEAEPERAQQVHQSHLGRARWMTEHGYRELLSSAG encoded by the coding sequence ATGACCCGTTCTCCAGACGCCACGATTGCAGAAGCGCCGCCAACCGGCGAAGCGCTGACGCCCTATGATCGCGAGCATATCAAGCTCTACATGCGGCTGCTCGACGCCGAGCGAGCGGGCGCGTCTTGGCCCGAAGTTGCGCGATTGCTGCTCGGCATCGACCCCGAGGCGGAGCCCGAGCGCGCGCAGCAGGTGCATCAAAGTCATCTCGGCCGCGCCCGCTGGATGACCGAACACGGCTATCGCGAGTTGCTGTCCTCCGCCGGTTAG
- a CDS encoding helix-turn-helix domain-containing protein — protein MALILPMDIRRVFGRNLRTHRLEAALSQEALAERIGVDRAHVSAMERGQQNVTIITLWHAARALDIKPAALLEDGDGGGDDNAATDETGA, from the coding sequence TTGGCCCTTATCCTGCCGATGGACATCCGCAGGGTATTTGGACGCAATTTGCGAACGCACCGGCTTGAGGCCGCGCTCAGCCAGGAGGCGTTGGCCGAGCGAATCGGGGTCGACCGAGCGCATGTGAGCGCCATGGAGCGCGGCCAGCAGAATGTGACGATCATTACCCTGTGGCATGCGGCGCGGGCGCTCGACATCAAGCCGGCGGCGCTGCTCGAAGACGGCGACGGGGGCGGTGACGACAACGCCGCCACGGATGAGACCGGCGCGTAG
- a CDS encoding DUF736 domain-containing protein encodes MATIGTFKKSGSEYVGEIVTLSVQAQNVRIVPEEGSTNDNAPSHRVFVGRAEIGAAWSKRSNEGRDYLSLKLDDPSFTAPIYANLFDDEDGETSSLIWSRNRRKNGD; translated from the coding sequence ATGGCCACCATCGGAACCTTCAAGAAGAGCGGCAGCGAGTATGTCGGCGAGATCGTCACCCTCAGCGTCCAGGCGCAGAACGTCCGCATCGTCCCCGAAGAGGGCTCGACCAATGACAACGCCCCAAGCCACCGCGTCTTCGTCGGCCGCGCCGAGATCGGCGCCGCCTGGTCCAAGCGCTCGAACGAGGGCCGCGACTATCTGAGCCTCAAGCTCGACGATCCGAGCTTTACCGCTCCGATCTACGCCAATCTCTTCGACGACGAAGACGGCGAAACGTCCAGCCTCATCTGGTCCCGCAACCGCCGCAAGAACGGCGACTGA
- a CDS encoding class I SAM-dependent methyltransferase, producing the protein MTVPQLHDDPADFWEGHYTKMSKLSGGRPSAILVRFAEGRAIGRALDLGCARGDDAIWLTKQGWTVTGVDVAESALNAARQAAREAEVAERAQFERHDLGVSIPEGKFDLVTAMFLHSPGKFDRVSALRRAANAVVPGGLLLIGAHGSCPPWSWADPDTVYPTAEDEMAALDLSPSEWRNVFVGPVERVAIGPDGQTATVIDTVIAVERR; encoded by the coding sequence ATGACAGTCCCCCAACTTCACGATGATCCAGCCGACTTCTGGGAAGGCCACTACACGAAGATGAGCAAGCTCTCGGGCGGTCGTCCTTCGGCTATCCTTGTCCGCTTTGCGGAAGGCCGTGCAATCGGACGCGCGCTGGACCTTGGCTGTGCACGGGGCGATGACGCGATCTGGCTTACCAAACAAGGCTGGACCGTCACCGGCGTCGATGTGGCAGAGTCCGCCCTCAATGCCGCAAGGCAGGCGGCGCGAGAGGCGGAAGTTGCTGAACGCGCGCAATTCGAACGGCACGATCTGGGCGTGTCCATTCCAGAAGGAAAATTCGATCTTGTGACTGCCATGTTCCTGCACTCGCCGGGGAAGTTTGACCGGGTATCGGCACTGCGTCGCGCTGCGAACGCTGTTGTGCCGGGCGGCTTGCTGCTGATCGGAGCCCACGGGTCTTGCCCACCCTGGTCATGGGCCGACCCGGATACGGTCTACCCCACCGCCGAAGACGAAATGGCCGCTCTCGATCTCAGCCCCTCGGAATGGCGCAATGTGTTCGTTGGCCCGGTCGAACGGGTCGCGATTGGACCGGACGGTCAGACCGCCACTGTCATCGACACTGTGATTGCCGTCGAGCGGCGGTAA
- a CDS encoding MFS transporter, translated as MTIIPKASHSRVTAATNRWAALSVLFLASFMNLIDVSIVNVALPQIQADTGATSTQLEWVAAIYVLALAVGLLPCGRFGDVFGRRRMFIWGLIGFTLSSAVCGFAPDVVSLIVARAVKGIAAAMMVPQVLAITHVIFRPEEKSRVFGLFGTVSSLAVVAGPIIGGALISADIGDLGWRLAFLINVPFGIAALFGARVFVPALDADADTQPDWIGTGLFTIAAVLLVLPLIEGRALGWPWWCFAAIAASVPVALGFMAYERKCSAAGLSALMPPGLLANAPYLRRLGLVTLFFSGVPGLFLVLAVFLQSGFGLTALQSGLVTTPFPVGVMLASMTTERFGNRHLSLRIAIGAALLVFGMIGLQFVIKSAGAELNPYAFAPPLLICGFGMGTAIMSLFQVTMSSVETQDAGAGSGAMQAFQQIGATLGIAIAGSIFFELLGQGGMEAGADIAPRFVDAAAAATTYSIAVFATLTLLVGASAWNARRAAT; from the coding sequence ATGACTATCATACCAAAAGCCAGTCACAGCCGCGTCACTGCTGCCACCAACCGATGGGCAGCGCTGTCCGTCCTGTTCCTCGCCAGCTTCATGAACCTGATCGATGTCAGCATCGTGAACGTGGCTCTCCCGCAAATTCAGGCAGACACTGGGGCGACCTCGACGCAACTTGAATGGGTTGCGGCAATCTACGTGCTGGCGCTTGCGGTCGGCCTTCTGCCGTGCGGACGCTTCGGAGATGTTTTCGGGCGACGGCGGATGTTCATCTGGGGGCTGATCGGGTTCACCCTGTCCTCCGCCGTCTGTGGTTTCGCGCCAGATGTCGTCAGCCTGATTGTGGCCCGCGCGGTGAAAGGCATCGCCGCAGCCATGATGGTACCCCAGGTCCTCGCCATCACGCATGTGATCTTCCGGCCGGAGGAAAAGTCCCGCGTCTTCGGTCTTTTCGGCACCGTGTCCAGTCTGGCCGTTGTGGCCGGTCCCATCATCGGCGGGGCGCTGATCTCTGCAGATATTGGCGATCTCGGCTGGCGCTTGGCGTTCCTGATCAATGTTCCGTTTGGTATCGCGGCACTGTTCGGTGCGCGGGTATTTGTTCCGGCGCTGGATGCCGACGCCGATACCCAGCCCGACTGGATCGGCACGGGCCTGTTCACCATCGCCGCCGTCCTGCTTGTCTTGCCGCTGATTGAAGGCCGCGCCCTTGGCTGGCCGTGGTGGTGTTTTGCCGCGATTGCCGCGTCGGTTCCCGTGGCGCTTGGCTTCATGGCTTATGAAAGAAAGTGCAGCGCGGCGGGCCTCTCGGCCCTGATGCCGCCCGGTCTTCTTGCGAACGCGCCCTACCTGCGGCGGCTCGGTCTTGTGACGCTGTTCTTCAGTGGCGTCCCCGGACTTTTTCTCGTCCTCGCGGTCTTCCTGCAATCGGGCTTCGGTCTGACCGCCTTGCAAAGCGGCCTCGTGACCACACCCTTCCCGGTGGGCGTCATGCTCGCCTCGATGACGACAGAACGGTTTGGAAACCGCCATCTGTCTCTACGCATCGCGATTGGAGCGGCCCTGCTCGTCTTCGGCATGATCGGTCTGCAATTCGTCATCAAGTCGGCCGGTGCGGAGCTAAACCCCTACGCATTCGCCCCACCCCTTCTAATCTGCGGCTTCGGCATGGGCACCGCGATCATGTCGCTGTTCCAGGTCACCATGTCGAGCGTCGAGACGCAGGACGCCGGTGCAGGTTCAGGGGCCATGCAGGCATTCCAGCAGATCGGCGCGACCCTTGGCATCGCCATTGCAGGTTCAATCTTCTTCGAGCTGCTCGGTCAAGGCGGAATGGAGGCCGGGGCCGACATCGCGCCGCGCTTCGTTGACGCCGCCGCCGCAGCAACAACCTACTCCATCGCTGTATTTGCGACCCTCACACTGCTCGTTGGCGCATCGGCATGGAATGCAAGGAGGGCCGCGACATGA
- a CDS encoding RrF2 family transcriptional regulator encodes MRQDNRLSRVLHALLHLDEMDGPATSQQIAQMLQTNAAVVRRTMSGLREAGIVTSTKGHGGGWSLARPLDQITLLGIYEALGSPQLFAIGNDDDNPSCLLAKSAYAATNEALASARRQFEQSLGRITVAQLAEGFHSAPSRKRPLPPHPRS; translated from the coding sequence ATGAGACAGGACAACCGGCTCTCCCGCGTGCTCCACGCGCTCTTGCATCTTGATGAGATGGACGGGCCTGCCACCTCCCAACAAATCGCCCAGATGCTTCAGACAAATGCTGCCGTGGTGAGGCGCACGATGTCAGGTTTACGGGAAGCCGGGATCGTCACATCGACTAAAGGTCACGGGGGAGGCTGGTCTTTGGCGAGGCCGCTGGACCAGATCACCCTCCTGGGCATCTATGAGGCACTCGGCTCGCCGCAGCTGTTCGCAATTGGTAACGACGATGATAATCCAAGCTGTCTACTGGCGAAATCGGCCTATGCCGCCACGAACGAAGCGTTAGCATCGGCGCGACGGCAATTCGAGCAATCGTTGGGCAGGATCACTGTCGCGCAGCTCGCGGAAGGGTTTCATTCTGCCCCCAGCCGCAAACGACCCCTTCCACCGCATCCGCGATCCTAG
- a CDS encoding nuclear transport factor 2 family protein codes for MPLNVIRGVTLSLGIAVCLTAAPVRPANAADQALIEETNRQLVRDAFEGWEAGTFNVFDLLDEDVVWTITGFDPVVSGIYRGKEELLSRTVEPFSERMSERLSPTLRELWADGDDVLIHFDGEGRTAAGDVYRNSYLWIFTMEGDAVTEVTAFLDTAAFAALLARDPANAPDERTD; via the coding sequence ATGCCCCTAAACGTGATCCGCGGTGTCACACTGAGCCTGGGCATCGCTGTTTGCCTGACAGCCGCGCCTGTTCGCCCAGCCAACGCCGCAGACCAAGCTTTGATCGAGGAGACAAACCGCCAGCTCGTCCGTGACGCCTTCGAAGGCTGGGAGGCGGGTACGTTCAACGTGTTCGACTTACTTGATGAGGACGTCGTATGGACCATTACCGGCTTTGATCCGGTCGTCTCGGGAATATATCGCGGGAAAGAAGAGCTTCTCTCCCGCACTGTCGAGCCTTTCAGCGAACGCATGAGTGAACGACTAAGTCCCACTCTGCGTGAACTCTGGGCAGACGGAGACGACGTCCTCATACACTTCGATGGCGAAGGGCGAACGGCAGCAGGCGACGTTTATAGGAACAGCTATCTGTGGATCTTCACAATGGAGGGGGACGCAGTCACCGAAGTGACTGCATTTCTCGACACTGCCGCCTTTGCTGCGCTCCTCGCACGTGATCCGGCAAATGCGCCAGATGAAAGGACCGATTGA
- a CDS encoding Atu4866 domain-containing protein, with product MSSTTAQGQLVTTDFPRSPRPEAPTEPQIHEFVGMWVTEDGRIRHDLLPNGRYDEARGNRESAYQGRYHVTGYIIQYWDDTGFYADGRFRDGVLYHGGYIFYREE from the coding sequence ATGAGCAGCACAACCGCGCAGGGACAACTCGTCACCACCGATTTTCCACGCTCTCCGCGTCCGGAAGCCCCGACCGAACCTCAAATCCATGAGTTTGTCGGTATGTGGGTGACGGAAGACGGGCGTATTCGCCACGACCTTCTCCCGAATGGGCGCTACGACGAAGCACGGGGTAACCGGGAAAGCGCCTATCAGGGTCGTTATCACGTCACGGGCTACATCATCCAGTACTGGGACGATACCGGGTTCTATGCCGACGGGCGGTTCCGGGACGGGGTCCTCTACCACGGTGGATACATCTTCTACCGGGAGGAATGA
- a CDS encoding carboxymuconolactone decarboxylase family protein: MTIQKITFLAVALTIGMTMSTASAQTVEGSTMAGTTQERLQQGADVILKLNNGVPQTTLENMREEFPFLADATQAYALGDVWSRPGLDDRTRQIAAVAAFAAMGERGLMKIHAGYALNVGVTEDELKEVVYMITVPAGFPKAILASQTMAELFVERRTADDGSGQ; this comes from the coding sequence ATGACCATTCAGAAAATCACGTTTTTGGCTGTCGCTCTCACGATCGGCATGACGATGTCCACCGCGAGCGCCCAGACTGTCGAAGGAAGTACCATGGCTGGAACCACCCAAGAGCGCCTTCAGCAGGGTGCCGATGTCATCCTGAAGCTCAACAACGGCGTTCCTCAGACGACGCTGGAAAACATGCGTGAAGAGTTCCCCTTCCTGGCTGATGCAACCCAAGCCTACGCGCTTGGCGACGTCTGGAGCCGGCCCGGGCTTGATGACCGCACAAGGCAGATCGCTGCTGTCGCCGCCTTCGCGGCGATGGGTGAACGGGGCCTCATGAAGATCCACGCCGGCTACGCCCTGAACGTCGGCGTGACCGAGGATGAGCTGAAGGAAGTGGTTTACATGATCACTGTGCCGGCCGGCTTTCCGAAAGCAATTCTAGCCTCCCAAACCATGGCAGAGCTGTTTGTAGAGCGCCGCACGGCCGACGACGGGTCAGGCCAGTGA
- a CDS encoding oxidoreductase produces the protein MTDDRKVWFITGASRGIGLEIAKAALAAGDRVVATGRNAGAVKSALPDTSDALALQLDVTDPRQASAAVADTVVHFGRIDVLVNNAGYGQLGVFEEIEHDAIVRQFDTNVHGTFHTTRAVLPVMRGQKSGHIFNLSSIGGALGFDIASIYCATKFAVEGFSECLALEVKPFNIGVTIVEPGFFRTDFLDESSIRFSDTPIADYADYAKTTQGFYTSQNHAQAGDPAKLGAALVRLSREDKPPLRYAAGSDAVEYLGGAYDARKAELSQWRELSTSTDGAAASAA, from the coding sequence ATGACGGACGATCGTAAAGTGTGGTTCATAACTGGCGCGTCACGCGGCATTGGACTGGAGATCGCCAAGGCGGCGCTGGCCGCCGGCGACCGTGTCGTGGCCACGGGGCGCAATGCCGGAGCAGTCAAAAGCGCCTTGCCGGACACGAGCGACGCTCTTGCGCTGCAACTGGATGTGACCGATCCCAGGCAAGCTAGTGCCGCCGTAGCTGATACCGTCGTGCATTTCGGCCGGATCGACGTTTTGGTGAACAATGCCGGGTACGGACAGCTTGGCGTGTTCGAGGAGATCGAACATGACGCCATCGTTCGGCAGTTCGACACGAACGTGCACGGCACGTTTCACACCACCCGCGCCGTACTGCCAGTCATGCGCGGACAGAAATCGGGTCATATCTTCAACCTCTCGTCTATCGGAGGTGCGCTTGGGTTCGACATCGCGTCGATCTACTGTGCGACCAAGTTTGCGGTCGAGGGGTTCTCGGAATGCCTGGCGCTAGAGGTGAAGCCCTTCAATATCGGTGTCACTATCGTGGAGCCAGGCTTCTTCCGAACTGATTTTCTTGATGAAAGCTCGATCCGGTTCTCGGACACGCCGATTGCGGATTACGCCGACTACGCCAAGACGACACAGGGCTTCTATACCTCGCAGAACCACGCTCAGGCAGGAGACCCGGCAAAGCTTGGTGCCGCGCTTGTGCGTCTCTCCCGCGAAGACAAGCCACCCCTGCGCTACGCCGCCGGGTCGGACGCCGTCGAGTACCTGGGCGGCGCTTATGACGCGCGAAAGGCTGAGCTGTCGCAATGGCGGGAGTTGTCCACGTCAACGGATGGCGCGGCTGCATCTGCCGCCTGA
- a CDS encoding AraC family transcriptional regulator, whose amino-acid sequence MTGSVDSLAKLVARFVEKDGIHATAVPRLDLIRSTRQTQDLHAVHEPALCIVVQGAKRVMVADRIYDYDAAKYLVVSFDLPIIGQITKADPAKPYLCIRFGIDAAALSDLAVDMPWDQETPAKGPGLFLGETTPDIVDAATRLVQLVDRPDDIPALAKLYERELLYRVIRAPGGQAVLRSVYGPGQGRQIARAIAMIKKSYREPFEMSRLAEEVCLQPSALHHHFRSVTLMSPLQYHKRLRLQEARRLMLFEEQSAAQAAFSVGYESPSQFSREYRRQFGLPPMKDIEALAGSILATEPQSAGSGGSVPLSVPAR is encoded by the coding sequence ATGACAGGCTCAGTTGACAGCCTCGCGAAACTGGTTGCCCGATTTGTCGAAAAGGACGGCATCCACGCAACGGCTGTGCCCCGGCTGGACCTTATCCGCAGTACGCGGCAAACCCAGGATCTTCATGCGGTTCATGAACCGGCGCTTTGTATCGTGGTGCAGGGCGCGAAACGGGTCATGGTCGCAGATCGCATCTATGACTATGACGCGGCCAAATACCTCGTCGTATCCTTCGACCTTCCAATCATTGGGCAGATCACGAAAGCCGATCCGGCGAAACCATACCTTTGCATCCGCTTTGGCATTGACGCTGCGGCTTTATCAGATCTCGCTGTCGATATGCCGTGGGACCAAGAGACACCAGCGAAGGGTCCGGGGCTCTTTCTGGGAGAGACGACACCGGACATTGTGGATGCGGCGACGCGCCTTGTGCAACTGGTGGATAGACCGGACGACATTCCTGCATTGGCAAAGCTCTACGAGCGCGAACTTCTGTATAGGGTCATCAGAGCGCCGGGCGGACAGGCTGTCCTGCGAAGTGTGTACGGTCCAGGGCAAGGGCGGCAAATCGCACGCGCCATCGCAATGATCAAAAAAAGCTACCGAGAGCCATTCGAGATGTCGCGACTGGCGGAGGAGGTGTGCTTGCAGCCGTCTGCTCTACACCATCACTTCAGGTCCGTGACCTTGATGTCGCCCTTGCAGTATCACAAGCGACTTCGTCTTCAGGAAGCGCGACGCCTAATGCTCTTTGAGGAACAATCGGCGGCGCAGGCGGCATTTTCCGTTGGCTATGAGAGCCCGTCGCAGTTCAGCCGCGAATATCGCAGGCAGTTCGGGCTGCCACCGATGAAAGATATCGAGGCCTTGGCTGGTTCGATCCTGGCAACCGAACCTCAGAGTGCGGGCAGCGGCGGGAGCGTTCCTTTGTCAGTGCCGGCGCGCTGA
- a CDS encoding DUF2493 domain-containing protein, with protein sequence MTTTDLNTHEPHGASPTAALLDELQIYGHRPFTDELDHRPLPEANTLQAALSDIFDALVVALADTRLEPDLEDLLWSTVNIFHRATGRIERELDYNEQAQKRSQREQDGSEIRSVELERLTAEGLTLIERRNAHEHMRDLAADFFEAHLGQTWRPHSGSLASRRTLTSAVIDSRDFLAARRRAENETLLPAGPKIAFAGGADSNDTQAIWAALDRVRAKHPDMVLLHGGSPKGAEKIAACWADNRKVPQIAFKPDWNRHGKAAPFKRNDQLLDVLPIGLIVFPGSGITDNLADKAKKLGIPLYDFRTRKPQAA encoded by the coding sequence ATGACGACCACCGACCTGAACACCCATGAACCGCACGGCGCATCGCCGACCGCCGCGCTCCTCGACGAATTGCAGATCTACGGGCATCGTCCTTTCACGGATGAACTCGACCATCGACCACTGCCCGAAGCAAATACGCTTCAGGCTGCCCTCAGCGATATCTTCGACGCCCTCGTCGTCGCCCTCGCCGACACGCGGCTCGAACCCGATCTCGAAGACCTGCTCTGGTCGACGGTCAATATCTTCCATCGCGCGACAGGCCGCATCGAACGCGAACTCGACTACAATGAGCAAGCCCAGAAACGCTCCCAGCGCGAACAGGACGGTTCCGAGATCCGCTCGGTCGAACTTGAACGCCTCACGGCTGAAGGCCTTACCCTGATCGAACGCCGTAACGCCCACGAGCACATGCGCGATCTCGCCGCCGACTTCTTCGAGGCGCATCTCGGGCAGACCTGGCGCCCGCACTCAGGCTCGCTCGCCAGCCGGCGCACGCTCACCAGCGCGGTCATCGACAGCCGCGACTTCCTCGCCGCGCGACGGCGCGCCGAGAATGAAACGCTCCTGCCGGCAGGACCGAAGATCGCCTTCGCCGGCGGCGCAGACTCCAACGACACCCAAGCCATCTGGGCGGCGCTCGACCGGGTGCGTGCCAAGCATCCCGACATGGTCTTGCTTCACGGCGGCAGCCCCAAGGGCGCGGAGAAAATCGCCGCCTGCTGGGCCGACAACCGCAAGGTTCCGCAGATCGCCTTCAAGCCGGACTGGAACCGCCACGGCAAGGCCGCGCCGTTCAAGCGCAACGACCAGCTTCTCGATGTTCTGCCGATCGGGCTCATCGTCTTTCCCGGTTCAGGCATCACCGACAACCTCGCCGACAAGGCGAAAAAGCTCGGAATCCCGCTTTACGACTTCCGCACGCGGAAGCCGCAGGCAGCGTGA